A segment of the Dermacentor andersoni chromosome 5, qqDerAnde1_hic_scaffold, whole genome shotgun sequence genome:
GGTGCTGGATATTTGTTAATCGTCACCATATAAAGCCAATAAACAATGAAGTCAAGGAAAACATTCGCGAAATTAGCTTTGGTTGaagttgaaatgtagaaaataatgaaaaggGAAACGAAAGTGGTCGAAGGTATAACTTGACGCCGGTGGGACTCCAACCCACAACCTCACCATTACACGCTCAATTGGTAGTACATTTTGGTAGTGCTCTTGGTATTTCAACATATTATAGTAAATGCACGCTGCCATGCAAAGTATATTCTGGTAGGGCCCAGCATGAACTATTTTATATGAAGAACCTTCAATGTGGCCCTAACACAATTGTTATTTTCCAAAGCTTGTCTCCTTGTGTCTCGCTAAATATAGAAGGTGAAATAATATTTTATCCCATATCCAGTACCAACTCAATAAAATGTATGCCCCCTGTTTGTCACTTCTGAGTGCCAAAAGTTTAAAAAAGATGATAACTGAATACTTCAGGCACTGTCTAAAACACATAATAAAAGAAGTGCTGCATGATCCAATGCGTTACGTGGTGGTAGCGCGTCGCGCGAATTCGACAGGAAGTCTCCATTGTATACCATCAAGCCGAACTGAACTGCGAGAATAAATGAAGGATCAGGCGTAACAAATAAAATGCTCGAAGTACAATTTGGCACAGTGCCGACTGATAAACATTTTGAATCACTAAAGGTTAATGTCTGATATGAAGTCGCCAGTCATACATTTAGGAGAGTAATTTGGTTCTCGTTGTATTCCTGCGCGGTAGTTCAATATCTAACGTCCATACCACAAGGAGCTACGTTGCAGTTGATTTTCGGCATCTTCCATCTTCATCAGAAACAGTGCGAGGCTCGCTCGACGTTAAGATATGGTGGCTATCGTGGTCAATCAGCCCATACCAGATTGCAGAGCTGACGCTCGAAGTGGCTGGCAAAGCATGAAAGACGGCCGACGTTGGCCGATGCGGAAAAACCGTCGCAAAGTTGTTCCTTGTAGTTGTACATTAAGGTAAAAGCAATTTCGTTAAAAATCGAAACGAGATGCCCAACAGGTACTTAAGATAAAATAATCATCGTCATCTATGTTTGAAGGCCACTATGTTGCTGAAATAAAACACCAGGTAGAAAAACGAAGAAGACCTCATATTTCACAATAGTGAATTAATGAGCTTTGGTGCGATTCAGTCGTCTCAAGGGTGTTGATATCACCTTTCTGTACCACCCGCTTCATTCCAGCTTCACAATACACGAAGTACTAATTCGTGACTTCGAACTACTCTTTCACACGCACAATGGCACTCGCCGCACTTCCGCGCACAGCGAGCAGCACAAAGTGCCGCTTGCAAGCTTGTCTTTTAAATTTGTGCATACATACCTTGTGGGATGATGAACAACGTCTTGCCTTGCCACAACGTCTGCAGGAGCACGAAACAGAGAACAACCGCACAAAACGCACTCAAAACGAACGCGACCACGAGCTCCCACGCCATGGCGCCGCACAATTTGCACTAATGAAGCAACGGGCTCATAGTTTTTTGCCGTTGTTAGAAAGTAAGCGTTTTTTCGACCAACTTTTTTCACGAGATCTCTGCAAGGGCTCCACCGTCCTAGGCCAGCGTTCAACACTGTGTCCTATGATACTGGCAACAATGAAATAATATGTAGAAGGAAGGTTCGCACGCAGGATTCGTTGCTCGCATTTGTTATCATTTGAGGACTAAACGCGTTGTTTTTCTTTCGATGGCATTTTAATGGAAATATTTACTCGGTGTCCTGGGAACTAATATGGGCTGTTGTGTTTCGATTGCGTTTTAATAAAAATATTTAGTCCTGCAGCGGCATTCTCGGGCCATTTTGGCCCTTAGTAACTTTCTAGTATATTTTTTTAGTCCAGGGAACGCACTACCATAATGTTTCACAAGTGTTACCTTTGGATATAAACATTCCAGTCATTTGGGTAGATTCTAGGAGATGTTGGTTTGTTGGGATGGTGGTATGCTAGTAAGGCAATTAGGAATATGAATGatgaaaactgaatacaacagagGTCCAGGAATCGATCCTTGGTGTGCAGCTTGCGTTTATTTTTTACTGAACATAATagaaacgcagcagcagcaagcacaaGTTACATTGAACAAAGTAAGTTGAGCTGCCTCGTGTAACACTCCATACACCAAATCACTTCCTAggtgcttttctttgttattgAATCTCTTGAAGCATATTTAGGGTTCAGTTTTGAACGGGACCCTGTAAATGGTCGCTCAGAGCTCTACGGCTTATATCCGTGAAAGACAAATCTGAGCTCCCGAGTTGTACCCGTGCTTGAATAGTTTGAGCAATGCCCGTGCTTCATCTGTTCCTTGGCGAAGTGCTCCAACTCGGCTTTGCCTTCTTCGGTCAGGAGCGAGTAGACAGGGTTGTTAGGCAAAAATAAACCTGCGAATTTCAGGGTTATGACATTACATCTTCGCGTAGGCGATCAAATGCTTGTTTTCATGCCTTATTGAGATTCGACTCTCGAATAATCGCGGTGCTTCGTCAACAGGTTTACTGAGTCCGCGGCACATGGCAAGCGGAGTTGGACGTCCTAGCACCTATGCTAGCACTTCTGAAATCTAAAAACGAGATACAAACGTAAGCGAAGTAAGATTGTAGGCTTAGTGTTAACATGTCTCCTTAAATTCGGTTGCGTCATTGATACGAGGGAGATGTCAGCTCTAAAAAATGCATAACATATACAGATTTTGAGCTTGTGAATAATTTTCTCCATTTTAGCGGTTTTGGTGTCTGCCTGGGTGCTTCAGGCTTCTGGAGCAGGCTGGGAAGCAGGCTTCTGAACGTGGCAAACTGAAAGGATTATTGGCGGAAAataaattgggggggggggggggttaaaaagCACTGACGTTGTATGGTGCTTAACTGAATAAAAATTAGAAGTTGAAAATAACGTTTATACTCATTATGACGATATATGTATTAAATTTCATAAAGCTGAGAGTATTGAATTCCTTTTAAGCATTGCTTTATGACAAGGTGGGCTCTTATTTTTCGCATCATTTCCTCATTGTACAAGTGAATTTTGCACGTCGCTAATGCCCTTGTGCTCATCTTGGGACATTCACGATGTTGTCTTTGCCACTGGTTTCAACAGCCTCAAAAACTAAAGCCATCTTTTGAAGGAAACGTGCTTTTAAAATAATTACTGAGAATCCACGATTTTTATGCTAAATGGTGAGTGGGCAAACGCCGTAAAAACGACGCAAATTATATTCTTTGCTTAGCTTGTACTGCTTTACGAAGGGTGCAAGCTTCGCTGAAAGCGTACTGATATTGAGCTTTCTTCGTCTGACAAAGCTATCATAAAGTGTTTTATATGCGCCATCTCAGTTGAAGCAGTTCAGGCAATCCTTAGACAGAGGCTACTGAACTGTTTTTTTGCGCACAtaaataattccgtgtgttttccATATCATTCGCACGGAATTCAATTTTACATGGCTTACATAAGGAGAAAACACATATCACACTTTACTACACTGAGCGCATAGTAACATTTCAGCGAAGCCCACTGTTTTAGTGACGCGGCCATACCAAGAAGTCCGACACTTATTCTTGTGTACGATAAGCGAAGATATAGTGAGCCATCCACACTTCAAGTCTGGCCCAAACCATGGTCTCCTCGAGATCTGGCGGCGCACGCCGACAGCGTGTCCCATTCTTGGAGGTCACGCGCTAAGCATAGAATAGCATAGGTCTAAGCACAGTACTATATTCGCTTGCACCTCTGTGAACCAGTGCTCTGCGAGGCACGAGTAGTTTATAAATTGCGCAGCTCGATTTAAGGTGCGAGCACAACGCGACGCCCGAAAATAATACGGAGGTATACAGATGCGGTGCAGGTGTTATGTTTGGTGCTTCTAATATGGCGCCGTCCGCATTCGTTTGTGAGGTCCCGAAACGCAGCTGTACGATCTGCTTCTGAGGCATAAATACACCCCGCGTTTCGTAGACACAGCAGACGCACGCGAGTGCTGCATTTAAACGAGGCTTACGCCCGTGGACTGCGTCTTCCGCTGCGCTGCGGCGTGGTACCTGCATGTCTGCATCAAACTTTCACCATCAGTAGGCAGGGTGCAGAAAATTACTAACCAGCCCTacacctttcctgcaccttttggaACGAGTGGCGTTGCTTAGAGGGTGCtgttgctgcaccgctgaaacgagtGGCAAGGGGtagcacctcgtgaactggttcagctGCTGCATGCGAATGGAACACACCTCGAGTTTTCTACATAAAAGACCGAATTGAAATTTGGTGCCAACGTGTCTATGAGAGCTGTAAGTATATTCTTAGCCAGCCCTGAAATGATGGGCAGCACATAgatttgcctaaatttcgtccTTCTGGTTTCGAACGGCTTTGTGACTCCGTGATTGATTGCTTTAAGCAAAGTgtattgcgttataaatgcaacaattcgcgACGAATATGCGCATGTGGGGCGAGACTGACTGTCTTGCTCTGTTTAGAAATATACGATTGCTTGGAAACTTAGAAAGATGGAAATCGTTAACAAATAGAGTGGCATGAACGTTTTAAGAGGCGAATGCAAATGTTAGACAAATGTGTgtatactaaccatcattcccaagATGTCTAAATGATCGCAGCGTTGGAGGGCCCTggagtaatttttgtaggaaactctgtagGGCGCAATAACTTACGCGATAGGTCGTCCATGCTTGCACTGGTGGCTTCCACACGCACCAGCTCGCACGACAGCGGCACGAGAGAGGTTGATTTCACGATGTTGATAAGGTAGTTCCTTAGGTACGTTGGGTCGTGAGTGTCGGGAAAGTCGGGCGCAACATTCTTCAGCACCTGTTGATGAGAATTTTAAAGCGTTCGAATCGAACAGTTAAATTCTTGTACGGATATTCGAGGAAAATTACCCTAATATATCGACTCAAATACTGGATATTTCTCCATGCCTCCCCCTAATAAAACAGAGAAGTACCATTTTAGAGATGCAAGCATGCTGACAtcaaatatagaaagaaaaattAATAGCGAGAGTGAGATAAAAGTAAACGAAACGCGGCACCTATTTTCAACTGAGGCAACAAATCTAAAGACAGCCTAAGAAGGGAACATGCTTGAATACATGACTGCAAGTTGTAGAGCAAAAACAGCTTTGCAATCCACATTTGAATCCGATTTTTCTGCGCAGTGGTAATGCTTTCTGCGCACCGTTTGTCAGAATGCCTGTCCGGGCCCGTTTGAGATGGATGAGCCATCCTAAGTTCCCTTGCAAATATTTTCCCTGTAGGCTATATACCGTGGCTCGTATCTGAAATGTTCATCTGCACTAGCGCCGGCTTATCACAAAGAAATAAAGATATTTTGAATTCGGCACCAGGTTAATATTCCGCACATTCAATAAAAATGGAATATTCGAAATGTCGGATATAAGATCTTCACATCGAATACTGAAAATAACAAGGCAGAACGCGTACTTCGGGGATGATTATCTCCCTTCAATTGAAGTGGTGGTACACGTGTAATTTAGTGCCCGCATATTCGCTATCGGTAGATACCTTAGGGAATATCTTTACGTTATGTGATTGTTCAGTGTCGGTGGTATGTTCGGGCACCAAACTCAGTGACCCAAGCTTTCTATCAAGACAGCAACCAGCGTCGAGTTGTCTAtgctggcacatactcagtggcggaggaaggaagaaaggaaggaaaaagtggagaaggaaaggcctCAGTGGCGAATGTTGTCTGCTCAGCAAGGCAGCTCCAACACATACCTATACTGGCCCAGCCTAGTGGACGATTTGGGTCACTGTTAATAGCGGCGTAAACAGGCTAAACACAATGGTGCTCACGTAggttaagaatgctaatcgcgttcAGGATGCGTTAATTCAAAGAACGTGTGCCAATGAAAAATTCCAGGTCTCCTTATTTTGTGAAAGCAGTCACTGTTGGTCGAATCGAATGAGAGCACAGTTCCCTTAACGGCACACTTATGCTGAGCTAGCGCATTTTAGAAAACCGTCAGTTAATGACGGCTGTCTCGCAAGGAAGGAAGCCTGGCTGGAATAGCTGGCGAGTTTTCGCTAAAGAATTATCAATAGCAGTGCAGTCCACTTAGCAATTGAGTGCTCTTTATTTGGCACGCGGAGAAGGCAAAAAAAGGCTCGTAAAAATGTGGTTGAGGTCAATTCTTTAAGTTTTTCTTCAGGCGACTTCAGGCTTCATTTCTATTCATCACGCTTTCATCGACGAAGCGTTTTACCCGTTTTTAAAAGTAAATATTTTCAACATTACTCCAGCAGGATTCCAATGGACAATATTGATAAGGGGATCCTTAGTTTAAGAGGATAAGCATGAGGAgagaagacagaaagaaagagaacaaaataCAGATAGGTTAGCCACTGTAAGAATCCGCTTCCTGTCATGCGCAGGGGAAAGACGGTAAAGAGAGTGCAAAATGTAGAGAGACGAGATGCGAAAAACTGTCACATAGATGTGACACAGCGCGCAACAACCGTTAAGATTTATCATTGCTAACAGATGAGCGAATTAACATGAGCATATATTAACATTGAATTTTGCTCTTGTGATGTAGTTAATAAATACATGTACGCTCATGTAGCTTGCTTCAGCTGCCGCGTTGATCAGACGGGGTGCAGATTGCTGAGACACCATGGAAGTTAATTACAAGGCGCTGATTAGTTTACAGACTAGAGGTATAATCAATGGTGTTGTATACTGTAGTAGCAATGCGTGTATCGCAAACAATGCGTTCTGATGCTGAGTGTGATAACGTATATACGTTGTACTGGGTCCTCTTTTGCGTGTCTTCCCAACACGAGTTTCATTCTCACTTCCTCCCGAATGCGTAATGATGGCTTTGCTCAAAAAATTTAAATAGTTATCACACTCGTGCTTATTTGCACGTGTAGAATGCTATGGAAGCTTAATTATCTGTTGTTTTCAGTCAGGTAAGACATGTACACATGCCTAAACGAAAATAACTGTAATCCACCATCACACGGTGACAAACACGCTTGTCGCGCTCTCACTTATAATTAGAAGATGCGAAACCATCGGACTGAATTGTGTTGACGCTGCTAATCTTGTAACGAAACCTGTTCAAATGAAGAGTGGAGTTGGAGTGTCACTCCAGGAATGCACAGATCGTGCCGAACCTCACAAGGATAACTGCACGATAGGACCTTCCGCGGTCGAAGACGTCGGTCATGCAAGTACTCACGTCGGTGTATTTCTTCCATCGCTCCGAATTCATCATTGCTTTGGAAAGCTGTAGCGGTCCAGGATGAGGATTAAATACGATCAGGCACTCCCCGCCTGGAGCCGTAAGGCGCTCGACGTTTCTCAGCGCTGCACATTTGTCGTGTATCCAATGAAACGTCAGGAAGGAATAGACGCGATCGAACTGCCCTTCAGTTTCGATGAACTGTGACACCTCGTCGTCGGCCGTAATGTCCAGCATGCGGTGCTCGATCTTCGGGTCGCCGTGTTCTCGCCTAGCGTAGTCGATCATGGAGTGCGAGTTGTCCACCGCCACCAGTCTTCTCATTGATGGCGGGCATAGCGGGAGCAGGTAGTTACGCGTGAAGTTACCCGGGCCGCAACCGATGTCCAGATACTGCTCGTCGCATTTGCCGTCTTCTTTCGGGTTGGAGAATAACGATGCCTGCCAGCTTCTCAGAAGCTGTCCCGTGGACTCCCGGTTGTGAATCCTGACCTGGTCGTAGATCTCGGGCATCTCTTTTTCGAGGAACGCCGACGGCGAAACGCTGGGCTGTTGAGGCGGACGCTCCATGACAAGGTGGCTGAGAATTCACTTGCGCATTGGGTCCGGCCTGCGTTTCAAAGGTACGAGGCTGACGCTCTTtacaatatataaatatatagtaGAATATCTaatgctgaataaataaataaataaataaataaataaataaataaataaataaataacgtaatTTGAGTAAGGAATAGCCACGTTACTTTTACTTCTTTCGATGCACCGAAGTTTTGCTGTCAATCTTGTCAAACTGTTAAGGTTTTTTTCGTTCTCGTTGCCATCTGGTTGGTGGGGTTTTCCACATGTAGTGAAGTGCCTCACATTTTCTGCTATCGCCGATTGCAGTGCACAGAGGGGGCTGTGGGCTCTTGCCAAGTTGTTCTTGGGGGCGGCTTTTACCCACATCCTCATTCATTCTTTAGATGGAAATAATATTGTATTGCATTGCACTGTATTTTAATATCAGACGGTTATGCTACACTATGTGGAACAAGAAGCCCTACACagggattttacgtgccatatCTAGGATGTGTGAAGCATGGAAATAAGCGAAGGTTTGTGAGGTTACAAtttccacctctctctctctctcactatatatatatatatatatgcggtgcGCATAATACATTCTAGTATAGGCAAATTTATCTTTGGTCGTTGCTCACCGACATCACTGACGTTTCACTACGTATATATTTACACAAAATGCGAACGAATGCTGCTATATACCTAAACGCGCCTTGCGTGCCTTACCTGGATTTAGTTATGCCTTTAACAACCTCGATATTCCAAACTTCTCCGAAGCGCGCTACAGCAGCGTGCCTGCTGTAGCGGCACGCTGCAGCAACCAACCAAAGCCCTGAGTGTAGCACTGGGACTGAAAAAGGCTATACTCTCAATCAGTGGCCTATATTTTCAATACAATAGAAGCTCGTGATGCACGAGTTACTCACCTGCGTGTAATGGGTTGACTTCCGACAATTCGGCGTTAACAGTGCAGCTTATATAGGCAAAGATTTAGAAGGAGCGTCAGCAACTGCATCTGTGTCACTGACATGTCAGCGATATTGTAACGGAGAAACGTTTATCCGACTCCAGACTTGTTTTTTATCAGATGTGCCTTTGTTTTACCCTTGCTTCGAAAAAACAAACAATGACCTGATgcccgtcattgcactatctttaTAGCACGCCTTCAGGTAATCTTTACACCATAATTATTTGAGAGGAATGATGGCGCTTGTACTTCCCTGATAAGATATAAGGTatttgccacacacacacacacacacacacacacgcacacacacacacacgcgcgcacacacacacacacacacacgcacacgcacacgcacacgcacacgcgcacgcgcacgcgcacacgcacacgcacacgcacacgcacacgcacacacacacacaattgacATCGCCGCTGTTATTGATACGAAAGCGTAAAATGGCCCATTGAACGAAAAACCCGGCATCTGTAGCAGCAATggggcacctaaattcccattaactgcgacgccacgtcacgtgcacCCCTCGGCGGAGCACAGCAGGCGAGAGGGTAAACCTGCTACTACGCTGGCGTGCCAGGTGTTGACGGAGGacatcgccgcgacgccgcgtCACCGTCGCTCTCGCTAGCAtttgttatccgcgcgttccttgtccgcccaagctctcgcctgcgttctaacttcgcctcgctAATCGCTGTAAAAATTAATGTCTAAAAATGGAATGAAGTGCAAGGAAAAAACATTGGTGGTAGGGCTgtgtagcgctgtgtgtgtgcctacgtgtcttcttttgtcccgtctcttaatcgcgctaccgtactccccttgtgGGTGGTAGGGAGTTTCGAACCTTCAACCCCACGCTGAAAAGCTGAGTGCCTTACCCACTGGACTAAGCCAGCGCCTCCAAGcaagcctgtgcactctgctttacgaCATCATGctacttcagtttcagtttcagtttattattctttaaatgcaatgaatgtgtaagagacaatatacagacgatgGTCCCAAAGTCAGACTTTAACGGggccctcggttaataataacaatggagagatgtattaaagaagagcaagctagctaaaagaaacaaacacaatcgcgaaaatacaacatagaaaaattaaattaacgaAAACAAGTTGTCTGTATACAAGCCTATAGCACATAAAAAGACCTGTCACTACGTACAAATGGCAAATGCAGTGTAATGAACGGCGTAAACTTTGTTATACATATAAATATGCTTAAGAgcatgactaaatgtatgaaaCGGTGAAGATTTATTGCGGATGGTTAAACCAATGCACAGTTTTATAACAGCGAATGATGATGTTATTTTtcatagttagaatgaaccataggcAGTAGAAAATTGGAGTTCCGTATTACCTGGTATTCCAAACCTGGTATTATAGTTATTGGTGAGGGACCTGGAATTAATGATTTGGTATGAATGCTCtttagtaagtaatttataaaacataattattagatgatagTTGAACAAGTTCGTTACGACAAGGATGCTATTTCCACGAAGTAAtagagtagcactcgtgaaaaaccTACTGTTAGTGATGATGCGTATTGCTTGtttttgtaagtgctgaatagacgaTATATGACAGTgatatgtgtttccccaggaaacaatgccGCAATTAATGTGACTTTGAATGAAGGCGAAGTATAATGCTAATGATGCGCCTTTGGAGAAATATACTCTTGATTTGattaatgctctaataccgaaGGTACACGTTAgcttaatgaaggcaatgtgttgagaaaatttTAGGTTAAAATCTAAAATTAGATTCAATGACCAAAATTAGATTCAAATagccaaaattagaatacgctgcaaCTATATGAGACCCTTTCCACGAAAACCTAATACATTCccttgaactaatccaaaacaacgCCACTCATTTTATTCTTTGGAATTACAACAGTAGTGCGAGCGTGTCTTCAATGAAATCGAATCTGGGTCTTCAAAGTTAGCACACGTCGAAGTTAGCAACACGTCAGTTAGCAACACGTCGAAGAATTTcccgcctttcattttttcataaGCTGTATCACCACCCTACGCTTCATATAAAATTCATGTCGCGACCATATTACTTATCTCACCGTACTGATCATCAGCATAAAGTTAGAATTGGTGCATGTAACACGA
Coding sequences within it:
- the LOC126531189 gene encoding uncharacterized protein isoform X2 translates to MERPPQQPSVSPSAFLEKEMPEIYDQVRIHNRESTGQLLRSWQASLFSNPKEDGKCDEQYLDIGCGPGNFTRNYLLPLCPPSMRRLVAVDNSHSMIDYARREHGDPKIEHRMLDITADDEVSQFIETEGQFDRVYSFLTFHWIHDKCAALRNVERLTAPGGECLIVFNPHPGPLQLSKAMMNSERWKKYTDVLKNVAPDFPDTHDPTYLRNYLINIVKSTSLVPLSCELVRVEATSASMDDLSRLFLPNNPVYSLLTEEGKAELEHFAKEQMKHGHCSNYSSTGTTRELRFVFHGYKP